Genomic segment of Prochlorothrix hollandica PCC 9006 = CALU 1027:
CCCAATAGAAACGGGATATTATTGATAAATTATTGTTAGAGAAAATATCGCTCAGAGGGATAGCCAGATCTGTGGGTGTTTCTCTCTCATGGCTCCAAAGATATGTCAATGAAAATATCGCCAAGAGGAGTGAAAGGTATAGGACACAGGGGATCCAGAAGATGGAGTCGATGTTTTATCCTAGAAGCGGATGAACTATGGTCATTTGTAAACTCGAAAGAAAATAAACCAATGGATCTGTCTTGTCATGAATCGAAGTACTCGTCAAATCTTGGCTTGCATTGTCGGAAATCGAAGTGAACAGTCTGCCCAAAAGTTATGGGAACAGTTACCAGAGTCATACCGAAATAACAGCATTGTTTATACAGATTTTCTGAAATCTTATGCTTGTGTGATTCCTGAAGATCAGCATCAAGCGGTAGGTAAGGAAACTGGAAATACTGCTCATATTGAGCGATTTAACAATACTTTGAGACAGCGATTATCTCGTCTAGTTCGCAAAACTCTATCTTTTTCTAAGAGTCTTTTCAATCACATTGGGGCTATTTGGCACTTCATTCATTATTATAATGCTAACCTAGCACTTTCTTAGACCTTTACTACCTTAGGATCACTACCATAATGCGTTCTACACACAAAATCTTATTCTTTACTCCCTACGCAGGTTGGGATATTCATACTCAAGTTGATATGGTTCTTGCCAAAGCCTTAGAACTTCGTCAATGCCAGTGTCTTACTGTTTTATGTGACGGTCTCTATCAATATTGTCACTTAACGAATCGTTCAGGAAAATACACTCAAGCTGACTGCAATGCTTGTGCAGAATATGGAGTGAAAAGTTTTTCAGAAATTTTAATTCCCTTCATCCAACTTCGCAATTATATTAGTGAATCTGACTGGCGAATAGGAAGCGACTGGGTTGAAACTCTAAATATCGAAGATTATCCAAGTGCCGAGTATAACGGAGTACCTATTGGAAGTTGGATCATTTCCTCAATATATACATATTTTACTATTTCAACACAGCAAAGCTTACAAGATCCGAAAGTTCAAAAAGTTCATCGTCAATACTTGATTGATGGGCTAGTAACCTACATAGCATTTTCTAGGTTGATTTACGAACATAAGCCTGATCATCTAGTTCTTTTCAATGGCCGAATTGCACCTTATCGTATTGCATTTGAAGTAGCTCAAGCCCAGGGTATAAGCACGACTTGTCACGAGCGAGGTTTTCTTGCTGAAACATTTAGTTTCTTTGAGAATCAAACATGTTTATCCATAGCATCTGGGTTAACTGGAGTCAGTTACTGGTCTGATATTGCTTTAAGTGCTCAGCAGCTTACAGATACGAAAAGATACCTAAGTAATCGAGAAGTTGGGAAGGAGTTAGCTTATCCTTCTTTTTACTCTAAAAATGACACACATACTGACATCAGAAAACGCTTAAATATTCCACAAAGCCAAAAAATTGTTTGTATCTTTACATCTAGTGAAGATGAGCTAGCCAGTAGTGAAGAATATTTAGATCTACAAAATCAGTTAACCATTATTCAGAGATTAATCAATATTTTTAGAAAACGTGATGAGTGCCTAGTGATTCGTCACCACCCTCGTATTGCTAGCATGACACATGGTATACCTGACTACACCTTTATAAATCGAGCTTACACGCAGGCATTTTCAGATCTTCCATCTAATGTTCGTATTGTTATGCCTCAAGAGCCACTCACTGTATATTCGCTATTTTGGCATGTTGATCTAGTAATTGCTCTCATTAGTACTGTTGCAATTGAAGCACTTACAAGAGGTATTAAAACTATCACCTTAAACTCATCATCTTATTCTAGTGTTGCAAGTTCTACTTTCTCTACTCAAACTTCTGAAGTCAAGATAAATGCCATTATAGATAAACTTCTAGAAAGCAGTAAAACTATTGATATTGACAGTATAAGTAAAAGTTATAGATTTGCCCATGCTTTTTTTATTCAATCCTCTCGCAAGTTTAAATCTTTTGGTACTGTTGACACACATCGTAGTAATATACGAATTAAAAACTGGTTGGAATTAAATCCGGGTATTGACCCTACACTAGATCAAATTTGTAATCATATTATTTATAAAGATAATTTATATATCTTACCTAATGCTGAGGACAATGCAAGATCTAGAACTGAAGAAGAATACTTTTTCAGACAAGAGTTGCAAAGGATACAAACTTACAGATCTAAAGTCCAGGCGACATGCCTTAATACATTGCATAGCAATTTAGCTGTAATTAATGTAGCGACAAGATCTTCTCAAGCTCAATCTTCATCTCACTTAAACTCATGGCTCAAGAACTCTCGGCATTATCCCATACAAAAAGAAGAGTTACTTATCTCAAATAACTGGCAACACGACATAGAAAAATTAATTGATTCCATCGAAAACTGTAAATTTTCCTATATTTTAGTTACAAATCAAAATTTTGAGTATGATCCGTCTTTTGTTATTTATGCTTTAAATTATTGTCAAACTCATCAGTCATGTGTAGTGACTTCAGAGGCATGGATTCGAGATATAGACCGTCAAATTAAATCACATAGAAAGATCTATCAAGTAAACAAAACCGATGATTTAGAATTTATATATTCACATCCTCTTATGATGCTAGGTTTTTTTATTTTTGAAAAAAAACTGTTATTAGAGTTTTTACAGGAAATAAAAATCATAAAAGATTCAAAAGAACTAACGGTTAAAGTTATTCACTACTTTAAAAATCCCTTTATTTATACGCTCCCCTTCCCTGCGATCATTGTTCAAACACCAGTAAAACATTACCCTGAAGCTTATTTTCTTAGCCTTCTGAGTCAAACTCAAGATCAACTGAGTCAAACTCAAGATCAACTGAGTCAAACTCAAGATCAACTAATAACATTAAATAGGAATTATCAAGATATTCAAGAAGAGTATCAAAAGCTAACTCGGCTTGCTCATGAAGCATTACTAGAACTAGCTAGCATAAAGAGTAGTAACTTTTGGAAAATTCGTAGTATTTGGTTTCGCCTCAGAAAAATAATGACTAGGTAAGACATGTTAGTTACTATTATTACAGTCTGTTTTAATTCGGTTAAAGATCTTGAAAAGTGTATAAACAGTGTTATTAAGCAAAATTCCAAAGATATTGAATATGTTGTAGTTGATGGTAACTCTCAAGATGGTACTTCAGAGATTTTACACACGTATGCAAATGTAATTGATAAGTTAATAATTGAACCGGATGAAGGTATTTACAATGCTATGAATAAAGCCCTAAATCTGGCATCTGGCGACTATATTTACTTTTTAGGATCTGATGATTATCTTATTGATGAATTTGTAATAGATGATGTAATCAATTTTATTCACCACAATCATCTTCCACTTTTTATTTATGGAAATATAAAAGTTTTCCCCAATACAGGCGAAGCCTATGTTCATAAACCTGCAAAGCCAGATAAGGTCTTAGATGAAATGATTACAGGATGTTTACCTCATCAAGCTAGCTTCGCCCATAAAAGCTTATTTCAAAATGAGGAAGTAGGATTATTCAATGAAAATTATAAATCTGCTGCTGATTATGAATGGTTTCTAAAACTTTGGAGTTTTGCTGATAAAATATCTGATGATTTAGTATATTACGATCGCACAATAGCCTCCTACAACAGTAACGGCACATCTAGCAACTTAACAGTTGCTCTTGCAGAAATGTTTAAGAGTCAAAATAACCTCCCACTCTATCAATCTTCATTCTGGACTCAGAGAAGAATAGCAGCGTATCAAAATATCATTATCCATCCCAATGGGCACTGGGATCTTCAAAGGAGTCCATCAACTGTTCAAGACTATCAAAATCTACTCCTTCAACATCAGGAACTTCATGAGGAATATCGCAAACTTACAGAATTAGCTCAACAGTTGCTTATCGATTTGAATAATCAAAGCTCACATAACTCCTTATTTTATGTTCTTATCAAACTCAAGAAGTATTTTAGATCTCTATTTTTTTTCCGAAAATAGGGAATTCCTAACAACAATAGCTAGTACCTCATACCATTTTCATCAAAGTCATGACAACTAAGCAATCAGAACTTGAATCAGCCATACCACCTGAGATTAAAAATGATGAACTGTATGAGTTCATTGAAGTATTAGCCTCAGAAGTTAACTTAACTCAGCATTTTTTGGAAATTGGTTCATCTTCAGGTGGAGGAAGCACGGAAGCTTTTGTTAAGGGAATAACCAAAAGCTCACACAAGCCCATACTTCACTGTATGGAGGTTTCTAAAGTCAGATTTCAAAACTTAGAGGAAGCTTATAAAAACTATAGCTTTGTTAAGGTTTACAACGTATCATCTGTGCCTATAGATAGGTTTCCAAGTGTAGGGGATGTCATAAGCTTCTATAAATCTCATAAAACAAGCTTAAACCAATATGACTTATCTGAAGTCATCCGATGGTTGTGGCAAGATATAAGTTATATCCAAGAATCATCTGTTGTGCAGAATGGTATTCAAACTATAAAAGAACAATATGAAATTAATACATTCGATCTAGTTTTAATAGATGGATCTGAATTTACTGGTGAAGCTGAGTTAAATGAAGTTTATGGATCAAAAGTTATTATACTGGATGATGCCAATAGTTATAAAAACTATACTGCACATCATCGCTTAATTAATGATGAGAACTATGAGTTAATACGCAAAAATTTTAGCTTGCGCAATGGTTATTCAATCTTCAAAAGAAAAGATGTTGGTTCCTTATCGATTGAACTACCCATTCACTTTTTTACGATTGTTCTCAATGGTAAACCTTTTATTGATTATCATATTAGTTTTTTGAAGGAACTTTCTTTTAAATGGCATTGGCACATCGTTGAAGGAGTAGCCGATCTCAAACACGATACTGCTTGGAGTGTCGATGCGGGAGGTTCAATTAGTGAGGATTTTCACATCGCTGGTTTAAGCATAGATGGTACGTCGGAGTATCTTGATGAACTAATAAAACTTTATCCTCAAAATATTACAGTCTACAGAAAAACGAAAGGAGAATTTTGGGATGGAAAGCGCGAAATGGTTCAGGCTCCACTCAATAATATTTCAGAGGAGTGCTTATTGTGGCAAATTGATGTTGATGAGTTTTGGACATCTGAGCAAATCTATAGTTCCAGGAATTTATTTATTGATAACCCGAATAAAACTTCCGCTTATTATTGGTGTTGGTATTTCGTCAGTCGAAATTTAGTTGTTAGTACTCGTAACTGTTATAGTCAAAACCCAAATCAAGAGTGGTTGAGAACTTGGAAGTTTAAACCAGGTTACACATGGGATGCTCATGAACCACCGGTATTAGTTGACCCCTTATCTGAGAATCGAGTCAATATTGCAAAAGTTAATCCTTTACTTCATGAAGAGACTCTAAAACATAACTTAATTTTCCAACACTATGCTTATTTTACTAATGCTCAACTTAAATTCAAAGAAAGCTATTATGGTTATAAAGGTGCTCTAAAGCAGTGGGAAAGTCTCGATCCAATTCCTCAACGATTACCAGTATTTCTAAGTGATTATTTTCCATGGGTAAAAGATGAAAC
This window contains:
- a CDS encoding glycosyltransferase family 2 protein — protein: MLVTIITVCFNSVKDLEKCINSVIKQNSKDIEYVVVDGNSQDGTSEILHTYANVIDKLIIEPDEGIYNAMNKALNLASGDYIYFLGSDDYLIDEFVIDDVINFIHHNHLPLFIYGNIKVFPNTGEAYVHKPAKPDKVLDEMITGCLPHQASFAHKSLFQNEEVGLFNENYKSAADYEWFLKLWSFADKISDDLVYYDRTIASYNSNGTSSNLTVALAEMFKSQNNLPLYQSSFWTQRRIAAYQNIIIHPNGHWDLQRSPSTVQDYQNLLLQHQELHEEYRKLTELAQQLLIDLNNQSSHNSLFYVLIKLKKYFRSLFFFRK
- a CDS encoding glycosyltransferase family 4 protein; the protein is MTTKQSELESAIPPEIKNDELYEFIEVLASEVNLTQHFLEIGSSSGGGSTEAFVKGITKSSHKPILHCMEVSKVRFQNLEEAYKNYSFVKVYNVSSVPIDRFPSVGDVISFYKSHKTSLNQYDLSEVIRWLWQDISYIQESSVVQNGIQTIKEQYEINTFDLVLIDGSEFTGEAELNEVYGSKVIILDDANSYKNYTAHHRLINDENYELIRKNFSLRNGYSIFKRKDVGSLSIELPIHFFTIVLNGKPFIDYHISFLKELSFKWHWHIVEGVADLKHDTAWSVDAGGSISEDFHIAGLSIDGTSEYLDELIKLYPQNITVYRKTKGEFWDGKREMVQAPLNNISEECLLWQIDVDEFWTSEQIYSSRNLFIDNPNKTSAYYWCWYFVSRNLVVSTRNCYSQNPNQEWLRTWKFKPGYTWDAHEPPVLVDPLSENRVNIAKVNPLLHEETLKHNLIFQHYAYFTNAQLKFKESYYGYKGALKQWESLDPIPQRLPVFLSDYFPWVKDETMVNTVDALGIIPIIHYEDSDSHFSFLSESDLKEAYQNASRSSKKFPRIAIDGVFFQFLDTGIARVWKSILTEWSMTEFAENLLILDRGGTAPRIPGIQYRKIKTLDYNHTGYDCKYLQEICDEEEIDLFISTYYTSPIITPSTFLAYDFIPEILGLNTSDAVWREKLYSILHACSFITISQNTANDLVKLFPFITLKSVEVAYPGVDSLFCPVLPHEVNEFKSKYKVQGQYFLIVGNRTGLQNYKNIEYFFKAFREIEKTDNISIICTGGQSLLEENLKRLVPNVTIHILNLSNDELRCAYAGAIALVYPSLYEGFGLPVLEAMACGCPVIACPVASIPEVAGNAAIYVNGYDIAEMTAALSQVQIPTIRHQLIAEGLEQAKKFSWSRMAETIQKVLVDTAKNPQKPALAPEKYWEIIREEQFIISNSQKYLQSEGKKDTLLTEYQQLQTQHQQLHQEYQKLTDLAQQALVDIGNMKEHRLFKLYSILSRLKNLFIG